TAGGCAAGCTGCAAATCACATCGCCATCTTTAGCTGGCAAGGCTTGGCGCAAATCGCTGCGACCAGCTTTAACTTTATTGGGCCAATCTGGCTCCCATAATGCTACTCGGCCAAGTGCTACCAATTCAGCACCATCGCTTAATGGCAATTCGGCTTGTTCAACGGTTTCGATCCCGCCAACTGCCATCAAGGGCACACGCCCGGCTAATCTTTCAATCACCAACGGGCTGAGCCGTTGGGTTGATTCAGGGTTGCGGATCGAGCCAGCAGCATAATTGCCCAACGAAATATGCAAATAATCCAAGCGGCAATCGGCTAAACGATCAACCAAAACCAAAGTATCTTTAAGCGTAATGCCTGGATTTTCGATCTCCTCTGGTGAGAAGCGATAGCCCACAATGAAGGTATCGCCGACGGCTTCGCGCACAGCTTTGGCCAACGTTACTGGGTAGCGCAAACGCCGTTCTAAATCGCCACCCCACTCATCGTCGCGGCGGTTGGAGTGTGGCGAGAAAAATTGCTGAATCAAATAGGTGTTTGCACCGTGGATTTCAACCCCATCGAAGCCTGCGACTGCTGCCCGTTTGGCCGCAGCGGCAAAATCGGCGATGCTTTTTTCAACTTCGGCAGCGCTCATGGCTCGAGGTTCAAGGTAGCCTTGGCGTTCGGCGGCAACGGCTGAGGCTGAGCGTGGCGTTGGCTCGATTAACACTTTGGGATCAGC
This region of Herpetosiphon gulosus genomic DNA includes:
- a CDS encoding NADH-dependent flavin oxidoreductase, whose product is MSLFEPYTLPVSGVTLPNRLVLAPMTTYSGTPEGQISPGEVALLQRRAAGGFGTVITAACYVDRAGQAFINQWGCDNDDKLDSLRQAASAIKAEGAIAILQIHDGGRMADPKVLIEPTPRSASAVAAERQGYLEPRAMSAAEVEKSIADFAAAAKRAAVAGFDGVEIHGANTYLIQQFFSPHSNRRDDEWGGDLERRLRYPVTLAKAVREAVGDTFIVGYRFSPEEIENPGITLKDTLVLVDRLADCRLDYLHISLGNYAAGSIRNPESTQRLSPLVIERLAGRVPLMAVGGIETVEQAELPLSDGAELVALGRVALWEPDWPNKVKAGRSDLRQALPAKDGDVICSLPKPLYEVLVQRAGWVKVAAE